attaaaaacaccTTTTGGGAGAATCATAATTTGAGACCAGTAAGAATGTAAAGTCATCAGCACGGAATTAACTAAAGTTATTCTTCCAGTACATGACAAGTTTCTTATGCTCTGAATTTTAACATTAGCACACATTCACTCCACAATCTTCTCACACTTATCAATGGAAATCTTTTTAGAACAGATGGGAATACCAAAATATCTAAAAGGTAAACCACTCTTAGCAAACCCTGTCATATCAAGAACTCCTTGCATTTCAGCTTCTTACATGCCAGAAAATGGATAGAAGTTTTACAGGGCTAGCTTTTAACCCAGTTGTATTGGAGAAGAGTTGAAAGCCTTGCATCATGAGGCACATAGACTTATAAACCCATCTACAACATTGAATAATATCATCTTCAAAGCATAGATGATTATGCTCGGAAGCTCTGCACCTAGGGTGAAACTTAAATCCTTCCTTTTCATCCACCATTAACAAGATCCTGGATAGATATTCAACACACAGTACATACATCAATGGTGAAAGAGGATCACCCTGTCTAAGACCCCTCTTGCCTTCAAAGAAACCATGGAGATAGCCATTGATAGAAAGTGAGAACCTAGGAGTTCTAATACACTTCATAATAAGCTGAATGAAGTTAACAGGAAACCTTAGACCTATCAGAATTTCCTCCACAAAATCCCATTCCACAGTATCATAAGCCTTATGTAAATCTAGCTTAGTAAGACAACCAACATCACCATTCTTCCTTTCATAACCCCTAGCTATGTCCTGACACACCATTATGTTGTGATGAGATATAAACCTACTATGAACATAAGCCCCTTGAATCTGAGCAATCAAATCAGGTAAGACATTTCTGAGTCTGTTACACAACACCTTGGAGATGCACTTGTAGACAACATTACGGCAGGAGATATGTCTAAATTCTTGTACACTTTCAGGATTGTGTCCTTTTGGAATGAGAGTAATGTTAGTGGAATTAATCTCTTCCAACAGATTGTCAGTGCACAGGAAATCCAAGATATCAATACAAAACATCATCACCCACATCCTCCCAAACACCTTTATAGAAGGCACTACCAAATCCATTAGGACCAGGAGCCTTCCCTCCATCAATATCCCACATAGCAGCCTTGATCACTTCCTTGGTAAAAGGAGAATTGATCATATTCCTCATGGCATCAGTTACAATAGGAATTTTGTGTATAACAGCTTGCTTCACTGAAGCTCTACCACTTTATGTTGTACCTAACAACCAATTATAATACTCTAAAAAGACTGCAGGCACCTGGACAGGATCAGTTGTCCAGTTACCATGCATATCTTTAATGGAGAAAATGGTGTTTTGCATCTGCCTCTGTCTGATAGATCCATGGAACATGGAACTATTATCATCACCCCTTTTTAACCAAGCTACCTTGGCCTTATGATAAAGGAAACACAAATAGGCTTTATGAGCAACTACACAATCCTGATGAGCAACTCTCTCTTTATTTGCCAGATCCTCATCATAAGGATTTAAGCAGCTTATTCTGCAACGAAAGCAGATTTTGAAAGGCTCTAAGTTACTGAACTTCTATGTCACCAGATCCTTCATGCTTTAGTTTCTTCAATACAACTTTCACACTTTTTAATTTTTGCACAACTTGGTACGTTTTAGTACCCTGATGTTGACCCTGCCAAGCATGGAGAACAATCTCTCTATATTGTGGAGCCTCCTGACACATAGAAAAAAACATGAAAGGTTTCTTACAAACTGCAATATGAGGATACACAGAGATCAACCCA
This sequence is a window from Spinacia oleracea cultivar Varoflay chromosome 1, BTI_SOV_V1, whole genome shotgun sequence. Protein-coding genes within it:
- the LOC130464801 gene encoding uncharacterized protein, encoding MRNMINSPFTKEVIKAAMWDIDGGKAPGPNGFGSAFYKGVWEDVGDDVLLRNVLPDLIAQIQGAYVHSRFISHHNIMVCQDIARGYERKNGDVGCLTKLDLHKAYDTVEWDFVEEILIGLRFPVNFIQLIMKCIRTPRFSLSINGYLHGFFEGKRGLRQGDPLSPLMYVLCVEYLSRILLMVDEKEGFKFHPRCRASEHNHLCFEDDIIQCCRWVYKSMCLMMQGFQLFSNTTGLKASPVKLLSIFWSFLWDGTAESNIPGKVAWDSVCKPNGDGGLGLINLKLWNVAAMESMFE